A genomic region of Thermoanaerobaculia bacterium contains the following coding sequences:
- the argC gene encoding N-acetyl-gamma-glutamyl-phosphate reductase, which translates to MNQKASATVPVIVLGGSGYVAGEVVRLLAAHPGFTLAAVVSESRAGTAVAEAFPHLAGTIDGLVFTDFEALPALFASAAGDRVRFALVSAAPHGASAALVARAIALAESAAVALSVVDLSADFRFADAARYEAVYGHPHPAPGLLPRFVRALPEHSSWAPGESDSVCIAHPGCFTTAVLLAVVPLLALGVAEPHFAVTAITGSTGSGRGLSDKTHHPARRSNLAAYSPLAHRHAPEMAALAGEASGIRPEIDFVPLSGPQARGIYAAVQGRLVEARRGAAAAEIASELAGFYAGRPFVAISGTPPALTDVVGTNRARLGVACGGGSLAVTVAIDNLVKGAAGGAVQWLNRIYGFDEAVGLEAASLGWF; encoded by the coding sequence TTGAACCAGAAGGCTTCTGCAACCGTCCCGGTGATCGTCCTCGGCGGCTCGGGCTATGTCGCCGGGGAGGTCGTGCGCCTGCTCGCCGCCCATCCCGGCTTCACGCTCGCCGCCGTCGTCTCCGAGAGCCGTGCCGGCACCGCTGTCGCGGAAGCCTTCCCGCATCTCGCCGGGACGATCGACGGTCTGGTCTTCACCGACTTCGAAGCGCTCCCGGCGCTCTTCGCGAGCGCGGCCGGCGACCGGGTGCGCTTCGCCCTGGTCTCCGCCGCGCCGCACGGCGCTTCGGCGGCGCTGGTGGCGCGGGCGATCGCGCTGGCCGAGAGCGCCGCGGTGGCGCTCTCGGTGGTCGATCTCTCGGCGGACTTCCGCTTCGCCGACGCCGCCCGATACGAAGCCGTCTACGGCCATCCCCATCCGGCCCCGGGTCTGCTGCCGCGCTTCGTGCGCGCGCTCCCCGAGCACTCGTCCTGGGCGCCGGGAGAAAGTGACAGCGTCTGCATCGCGCACCCGGGCTGCTTTACGACCGCAGTGTTGCTCGCCGTCGTGCCGCTGCTGGCGCTCGGCGTCGCCGAGCCGCACTTCGCGGTGACCGCGATCACTGGCTCGACCGGCAGCGGCCGCGGGCTCTCCGACAAGACCCATCATCCGGCGCGGCGCAGCAACCTCGCAGCCTACTCGCCGCTCGCCCACCGTCATGCGCCGGAGATGGCGGCACTTGCCGGCGAGGCCTCGGGGATCCGCCCGGAGATCGACTTCGTGCCGCTCTCCGGGCCGCAGGCACGGGGCATCTATGCCGCGGTCCAGGGAAGGCTGGTGGAGGCGCGGCGCGGGGCCGCCGCGGCGGAGATCGCCAGCGAGCTGGCGGGCTTCTACGCCGGGCGCCCGTTCGTCGCGATCAGCGGGACGCCGCCGGCCCTGACCGACGTCGTCGGGACCAACCGGGCGCGCCTCGGGGTCGCCTGCGGCGGCGGGTCGCTCGCCGTCACCGTGGCGATCGACAACCTGGTCAAGGGGGCGGCCGGTGGCGCCGTGCAGTGGCTCAACCGGATCTACGGCTTCGACGAGGCGGTCGGCCTCGAAGCCGCGAGTCTGGGATGGTTCTGA